ATCACATCTCTGTTCATTGACTACAATGATGTTTCTGTTTTTGAGCATGAAAAATTAAAAGAGCTTTGTGAACTTAAATCGGCTCCGGCTCTGGTTGAACAATTGCGTATGGTTAAAGATGCTTCTGAAATAGAATGCATGAAAAAAGCCTGCGCCCTTAACCATAAAGTTTACGAGCAGATTCAACCATCGCTTATTCCCGGTAAAACCGAACTGGAGATTTCTTGGGAAATAGAGCAGCTCTTCCGCAATGGCGGAGCCAGTGAGCTGGCGTTTACCACTATCGTAGGGATAGATCAGAACGCCGCTCTCCCCCACGCGATTCCCGGTGAAACGACTTTAAAAGAAGGTTCTCATGTTTTAATCGACATGGGCTGCCGTGTTGATGATTACTGCTCCGACCAGACCAGAACCTTCTGGGTGGGTGACAAACCTTCAGACAGATTTCTTGAAGTCCGCCAGCAGGTTATGGATGCACAAACAGCAGCCATCAAGACCCTAAGGCCGGGACTGCCTATTTCTCAGGCCTACCGCACTGCTTATACCCATTTTGAAAAATTGGGTGTGGAAAAATATTTCACTCACTCTTTAGGCCACGGTATCGGTCTTGAAACGCATGAATCACCAAGCGTAAGCCCCTCTGCCAGAGGAGAGTTGAAACCGGGAATGGTTGTCACCATGGAACCCGGATTGTACTATTCAGACTGGGGTGGAGTCCGCTGGGAGTACATGGCTCTGATAACTGAAGACGGCTACGAAATTCTTTAAATTTTATACTATTTATTTTCAGGCCCCGGATATTATCTAAATTCGGGGCCTGACTTTTACTTTGAAATAGATTTTTCCTTCTTGACCCTGATCAGGAGTTCCGGCAATAGAACTTTTTCCACTTCAACCCAAAGAAATTATGCCCCGCAAACGCAGAAAACCAAGACCAAAGCCGCTTCTACCTGCTCCCAAGAATTCAGACAGACTTTATATACAGGTAAAGCCGTCAGATATAGCTATGTTCAGATTCATGCTTGAAGCTGTAGACAATATAGCCATATTTACCGTGGCAGATAAAATACGCGGTATCCTGCTGTTAAGATACAGCAGACATCAGCAGCGGGAACTGCTTGAATTTTTAGATTCCCTGAAAGACTGTGTGAATCTGACAATCCTTCCTTTTAAAGTTTCCTCTTAAAATTATCTTAAGATCAGTACCTGTTTTGAATTTGCTGCCTATACAATATAAATATGAATTCATATTCATATATTTTAAAAATCTTGCACTTTATTTAATGTGAATATAAATTCATATTATGAGTGGAACAAATACACGAGAACCGGTGCAGAAAAGAAGCAGGCAGAAAAAAAGAGCTCTAATTGTCTGCGGTATGAAAATTTTTGCGCATAAAAGCTATGACCAATGCACCATTGCAGAAATCTGCACTGAAGCGGATGTGGCTGTTGGAACATTCTACTGCTACTTCAAAGACAAAAAGGAGCTTCTTAAGGAAGTTGTCGCCTTATATGGAAACAGGATTATAAGCAGTGTTTATGGCGGATTCTCAGAAAAAAAATCACACCAGAAAGGAAGTGAGACAATAGAGGAGCTGATTCAGGCCAGCATTGATGCCCACAGTTTATCACCCGGACTTCACAAGGAAATAGGAGCATTGGTAAACCGCTTCGAATTCATCAAAAAACATGAATTAGAGCTAGAAAAAACCGTTACCGAGAAGACCTTAGCTATCCTAAAAAACAGCAATGAAGATATCAGAATAGTCAATCTGGAACCAGCTGCGGATGTAATCTGCTCGGCAATTGAAAAAACCGTTCACAAATGCCTCATTGATAATAATGGCAAAAAATTAAATGAGAAATGCGAGGCATTAAAAGAAATGATCAGCAGATATCTATTTAAAGACGCTTAAAGATCAACAATCTCTACCTGTTCCCGAAGCACTTCTTCGCCAAGAAATGCGCTGCCGACTTTTGCAAACCGTTCAGCGCAATCAGTAGCCATAAAAGCATACTCACCCTTATGCCCTTTAGAATGAAACATATCCCTGTCGGCAAGCATCTGCTTTACTTCCAGAGCAGTGGTTCCTGCAGAATCAACAAGCTGAACACCGGGACCGGCCGCAGCAGCTATAGCAGTTTTAAGAACCGGAAAGTGAGTGCAACCGAGAACAAGCGAATCAGGTTTTTCATTCCCAAATGAAGCAAAAAGCGGATTTAAATATTTTCTGGCTACAGCTTCGGCAATTTCCCCACTACCCCACCCTTCCTCAGCAAGGGCGACAAAAAGCTGGCAGGGAGCTGAAATAACATGGGCATCAGGCCTGATGCTTTTAATTGCTTTTTCATATGCCCCGCCGTTAACGGTGCTTTCAGTTGCAATCACGGCAATATTGCCACTTTCAGTAGCTTTGCATGCAGCTCTGGCACCGGGGCGGACAACGCCTATAACGTCAAGTTGACGATAATAGTCTTTTAATGGTTCGATGGATACAGCAGAAGCCGTATTGCAGGCGACAACCAGCATTTTTATACCGCGTTTTACCAAAGCTCCGGCGGCCTGAACCGCATATCTGGAAACAGATTCAGCACTTTTGGTCCCGTATGGAACCCGTGCGGTATCACCAAGATATAAAAAATCTTCTTCAGGAAGCAGATTGCGCAGTGCAGCCAGAACCGTAAGACCACCG
The sequence above is drawn from the Maridesulfovibrio bastinii DSM 16055 genome and encodes:
- a CDS encoding M24 family metallopeptidase, with the protein product MKFDKIIFENRREKLRALMKQYKIPALLINSSANRFYLSGFELHDPQCNETAGWIIVTESGDDYLLTDPRYDDAAKRVWDNDKIFIYSGRKFEALKKFFHYNKITSLFIDYNDVSVFEHEKLKELCELKSAPALVEQLRMVKDASEIECMKKACALNHKVYEQIQPSLIPGKTELEISWEIEQLFRNGGASELAFTTIVGIDQNAALPHAIPGETTLKEGSHVLIDMGCRVDDYCSDQTRTFWVGDKPSDRFLEVRQQVMDAQTAAIKTLRPGLPISQAYRTAYTHFEKLGVEKYFTHSLGHGIGLETHESPSVSPSARGELKPGMVVTMEPGLYYSDWGGVRWEYMALITEDGYEIL
- a CDS encoding DUF4911 domain-containing protein, which gives rise to MPRKRRKPRPKPLLPAPKNSDRLYIQVKPSDIAMFRFMLEAVDNIAIFTVADKIRGILLLRYSRHQQRELLEFLDSLKDCVNLTILPFKVSS
- a CDS encoding TetR/AcrR family transcriptional regulator, with translation MQKRSRQKKRALIVCGMKIFAHKSYDQCTIAEICTEADVAVGTFYCYFKDKKELLKEVVALYGNRIISSVYGGFSEKKSHQKGSETIEELIQASIDAHSLSPGLHKEIGALVNRFEFIKKHELELEKTVTEKTLAILKNSNEDIRIVNLEPAADVICSAIEKTVHKCLIDNNGKKLNEKCEALKEMISRYLFKDA
- the murI gene encoding glutamate racemase, whose amino-acid sequence is MNKTISDLPIGVFDSGVGGLTVLAALRNLLPEEDFLYLGDTARVPYGTKSAESVSRYAVQAAGALVKRGIKMLVVACNTASAVSIEPLKDYYRQLDVIGVVRPGARAACKATESGNIAVIATESTVNGGAYEKAIKSIRPDAHVISAPCQLFVALAEEGWGSGEIAEAVARKYLNPLFASFGNEKPDSLVLGCTHFPVLKTAIAAAAGPGVQLVDSAGTTALEVKQMLADRDMFHSKGHKGEYAFMATDCAERFAKVGSAFLGEEVLREQVEIVDL